From Pseudomonas fluorescens, one genomic window encodes:
- the mnmC gene encoding bifunctional tRNA (5-methylaminomethyl-2-thiouridine)(34)-methyltransferase MnmD/FAD-dependent 5-carboxymethylaminomethyl-2-thiouridine(34) oxidoreductase MnmC, translated as MNPALPHAQLDWDDQGRPRSRVFDDVYFSDQSGLDETRYVFIEQNRLSERFAALKANEKLVIGETGFGTGLNFLCAWQLFEQQVVAGARLHFISVEKYPLSPPDLQRALALWPQLKPFADQLLAQYVAIHPGFQRLVLDNGRVTLTLLIGDALEQLPQLDAQVDAWFLDGFAPAKNPDMWTAELFAELARLAAPDSTISTFTSTGWVRRLLNAAGFKMRRTPGIGHKWEILRGAFLGWPEDIPPAASAKPWFTRPAPWRGERRALVIGAGLAGCASAASLAARGWQVSLLERHADLAQEASGNPQGVLYLKLSAHGTALSQMIVSGFGHTRRLLEHLQRGSDWDDCGVLQLAFNAKEAERQAQLAAAFPADLVHQLDQQQAEARAGVALEHGGLFYPEGGWVHPPALCQWQATHPSVQLLSHREAVELRKVDDQWQAWDGESLLASAPLVVLAGAAEIKRFAQSAELPLKRIRGQITRLPQTADSQCLSTVVCAEGYVAPARLGEHTLGASFDFHSDDLTPTTAEHLGNLEMLKEISTDLVTRLHADQLDPQQLQGRAAFRCTSPDYLPIVGPLADRQAFIEAYAALARDARQVPDIVCPWLEGLYANSGHGSRGLITAPLSGELLAAWLDNEPLPLPRGVAEACHPNRFALRQLIRGKAGQ; from the coding sequence ATGAATCCTGCACTGCCCCACGCCCAACTCGACTGGGACGACCAAGGCCGCCCGCGTTCGCGGGTGTTCGACGACGTGTACTTTTCCGATCAGTCGGGCCTTGACGAAACCCGCTACGTGTTCATCGAGCAGAACCGCTTGAGTGAACGCTTTGCCGCACTTAAGGCAAACGAAAAGCTGGTGATTGGCGAAACTGGCTTTGGCACCGGGCTGAATTTTCTCTGTGCCTGGCAACTGTTCGAGCAACAGGTCGTGGCCGGTGCGCGCTTGCATTTCATCAGCGTCGAGAAGTACCCGCTGAGCCCACCCGACCTGCAGCGAGCGCTGGCGCTCTGGCCGCAGCTCAAACCTTTCGCCGATCAACTGCTGGCGCAGTACGTGGCGATCCACCCGGGGTTCCAGCGACTGGTGCTGGATAACGGGCGCGTGACCCTGACCCTGTTGATCGGTGATGCGTTGGAGCAATTGCCGCAACTCGATGCCCAGGTCGACGCCTGGTTTCTCGATGGCTTCGCCCCGGCAAAAAATCCGGACATGTGGACCGCCGAACTGTTCGCCGAACTGGCGCGCCTGGCAGCCCCCGACTCGACCATCAGCACCTTCACCAGCACCGGCTGGGTACGCCGCCTGCTCAATGCCGCGGGATTCAAAATGCGCCGCACGCCGGGCATCGGTCATAAATGGGAGATCCTGCGCGGGGCGTTTCTTGGCTGGCCCGAAGACATCCCGCCCGCCGCCAGCGCCAAACCCTGGTTCACCCGCCCGGCGCCATGGCGCGGTGAACGTCGCGCGCTGGTGATCGGTGCCGGCCTGGCCGGTTGCGCCAGCGCCGCCAGCCTCGCAGCCCGTGGCTGGCAGGTCAGCCTGCTGGAGCGTCATGCCGATCTGGCCCAGGAAGCCTCGGGCAATCCTCAGGGCGTGCTGTACCTCAAGCTTTCGGCCCATGGCACCGCCCTGTCACAGATGATCGTCAGCGGTTTCGGCCATACCCGCCGTCTGCTCGAACACCTGCAACGCGGCAGCGACTGGGACGACTGCGGCGTGCTGCAACTGGCGTTCAACGCCAAGGAAGCCGAGCGCCAGGCGCAACTGGCAGCGGCCTTCCCCGCCGATCTGGTGCATCAGCTTGATCAACAGCAGGCCGAGGCCCGCGCAGGCGTAGCCCTGGAGCACGGCGGCTTGTTCTACCCGGAAGGCGGCTGGGTGCACCCGCCAGCGCTGTGCCAATGGCAGGCGACCCACCCCAGCGTGCAGTTGCTGAGTCACCGCGAGGCCGTGGAGTTACGCAAGGTCGATGATCAGTGGCAAGCCTGGGACGGCGAGAGCTTATTGGCCAGCGCGCCGTTGGTGGTCCTCGCCGGCGCCGCCGAAATCAAGCGTTTCGCGCAAAGCGCCGAACTGCCGCTCAAGCGCATTCGCGGGCAAATCACCCGCCTGCCGCAAACCGCCGACAGCCAGTGCCTTTCCACGGTGGTCTGCGCCGAAGGCTACGTCGCTCCGGCCCGCTTGGGCGAACACACCCTGGGCGCCAGCTTCGATTTCCACAGCGACGATCTGACGCCGACCACCGCCGAACACCTAGGCAACCTGGAAATGCTCAAAGAGATATCCACTGACCTGGTGACGCGTCTGCACGCCGATCAACTCGATCCGCAGCAGTTACAAGGCCGGGCCGCCTTTCGCTGCACCAGCCCGGACTACCTGCCCATCGTTGGCCCGCTCGCCGATCGCCAGGCCTTCATAGAGGCCTATGCAGCCCTGGCCCGAGATGCGCGGCAGGTTCCGGACATCGTCTGCCCGTGGCTAGAAGGCCTCTACGCCAACAGCGGCCACGGCTCGCGCGGCTTGATCACCGCGCCGCTGTCCGGCGAATTGCTGGCCGCCTGGCTGGACAACGAACCGTTGCCGCTGCCGCGCGGTGTGGCTGAGGCCTGTCACCCCAATCGCTTCGCTTTGCGCCAATTGATCAGGGGCAAGGCCGGCCAATGA
- a CDS encoding pseudoazurin yields the protein MRSLSLPVLLASALFCSALQAQTFEVKMLTRGAAGSMVYEPDYLRIEPGDSVRFIPSQSGHNAASVAGLLPAGATAFKGKINQEIEQVFDIPGLYGIQCTPHLAMGMVMLIQVGPTTTQPAEIPSALPKRATERFSRLLQHQQAQ from the coding sequence ATGCGCTCTCTATCCTTACCCGTGCTGCTCGCCAGCGCCCTGTTCTGCTCGGCCCTGCAGGCGCAAACTTTTGAAGTGAAAATGCTCACCCGTGGTGCCGCTGGCAGCATGGTCTACGAGCCGGATTACCTGCGTATCGAGCCCGGTGACAGTGTCAGGTTCATTCCCAGCCAAAGCGGGCACAACGCCGCTTCGGTCGCGGGGCTACTGCCGGCAGGGGCTACTGCGTTCAAGGGCAAAATCAATCAGGAGATCGAGCAGGTTTTCGACATCCCTGGCCTGTATGGCATCCAATGCACCCCGCATCTGGCCATGGGCATGGTGATGCTGATCCAGGTCGGTCCAACCACCACCCAGCCAGCCGAAATCCCGTCAGCCTTGCCAAAGCGTGCCACCGAGCGTTTCAGCCGTCTGTTGCAGCACCAGCAGGCTCAATAG
- a CDS encoding ABC transporter ATP-binding protein — translation MSAPVLRCRGLSFKVRDAELLQDIHLDLHPGETLGVVGSNGSGKSTLLKLLAGLRTPSAGGVWLADQPLEKLSRRSIAQRLAVVEQQADTDDAIRVFDAVALGRTPWLSALSPWSREDEAIVRQALHDVDATHLSTRIWRGLSGGERQRVHIARALAQRPQILLLDEPTNHLDIQHQLTILKGVQALPVTSLIVLHDLNQALTCDRLAILDRGRLVALGKPLEVLTPQRLHATFGVQAHYLTDPFDGAQILRLRAT, via the coding sequence ATGAGCGCCCCCGTTCTGAGGTGCCGAGGTCTGTCCTTCAAGGTGCGTGACGCCGAGTTGCTGCAGGATATCCATCTCGATCTGCACCCCGGCGAAACCCTCGGCGTCGTCGGGTCCAACGGCTCCGGCAAGTCCACCTTGCTCAAGCTGTTGGCCGGCTTGCGCACGCCGTCAGCCGGCGGTGTGTGGCTGGCTGACCAGCCGCTGGAAAAACTTTCGCGCCGCAGCATTGCGCAACGCCTGGCGGTGGTCGAGCAACAGGCCGACACCGACGACGCGATCCGCGTTTTCGACGCCGTCGCGCTCGGCCGCACGCCCTGGTTGTCGGCCCTGAGCCCGTGGAGCCGGGAGGACGAGGCGATCGTCCGCCAGGCCCTGCACGATGTCGACGCCACGCACCTGAGCACACGCATCTGGCGTGGTCTGTCCGGGGGTGAGCGCCAGCGCGTGCATATCGCCCGGGCCCTCGCCCAGCGTCCGCAGATCCTGCTGCTCGACGAGCCGACCAACCACCTCGACATCCAGCATCAACTGACGATTCTCAAGGGTGTGCAGGCGCTGCCCGTTACCAGCCTGATCGTGCTGCACGACCTCAACCAGGCCCTGACCTGCGACCGCCTGGCAATCCTCGACCGTGGACGGCTGGTGGCGCTCGGTAAGCCCCTGGAAGTGCTCACGCCACAACGTTTGCACGCCACCTTCGGCGTACAGGCCCACTACCTCACGGACCCATTCGATGGCGCGCAGATCCTGCGCTTGCGCGCCACCTGA
- a CDS encoding GNAT family N-acetyltransferase has product MKFHPVTATEIPEVLTFVQQVRAELFPKLSASGLPADLAHFEAVYLRGDGRFLVARVDGLIVATIGYLPYDGRFPQLDYRGRKVVEVVRLFVLPAYRRVGLAAQLYGALLALAQADGVQVVYLHTHPFLPGAIDFWIRQGFAIIDVEADPLWQTTHMEFQLATIEPAGAATDG; this is encoded by the coding sequence TTGAAATTTCACCCTGTCACCGCCACAGAAATCCCCGAGGTCCTGACCTTCGTTCAACAGGTCCGCGCCGAGTTGTTTCCCAAGCTCAGCGCCAGCGGCCTGCCGGCTGATCTGGCGCATTTCGAGGCGGTCTATCTGCGCGGTGACGGGCGGTTTCTGGTGGCGCGGGTCGACGGGCTGATCGTCGCCACGATCGGCTACCTGCCGTACGACGGACGTTTCCCCCAGCTGGATTATCGCGGCCGCAAAGTGGTCGAGGTGGTTCGGCTGTTCGTCCTGCCGGCTTACCGACGAGTCGGTCTGGCGGCGCAGTTGTACGGCGCCTTGCTGGCCCTGGCCCAGGCGGACGGCGTGCAGGTGGTCTACCTGCACACCCATCCCTTCCTTCCCGGCGCCATTGATTTCTGGATTCGCCAGGGCTTCGCGATCATCGATGTCGAGGCTGATCCGCTGTGGCAGACCACCCATATGGAATTCCAACTGGCGACTATTGAGCCTGCTGGTGCTGCAACAGACGGCTGA
- a CDS encoding FecCD family ABC transporter permease, producing MTASLIRSLSAMALLLAAVIAGVAIGETAIELHVVFQVLANKLWAAGYALDPIDEGIVWNYRLTRALVAAACGAGLATCGVILQSLLRNPLADPYLLGVSAGASTGAVLVALLGVGAGMLTLSVGAFVGAMAAFALVILLARLSGSSRGTGQIILAGIAGSQLFNAITAFLITKSASSEQARGIMFWLLGNLSGVRWPSVWLAVPVAVAGLVLCLLHRRALDAFAFGSDSAASLGIPVRRVQLVLVGCAALVTAVMVSIVGSIGFVGLVIPHAVRLLLGTGHSRLLPASALAGALFLIAADVLSRTLIKGQVIPVGVITALVGAPVFALILIGRRSAR from the coding sequence ATGACTGCGAGCCTGATTCGAAGCTTATCGGCCATGGCGCTGCTGTTGGCAGCTGTCATCGCCGGCGTGGCCATCGGTGAAACCGCCATCGAGCTTCACGTGGTGTTCCAGGTGCTGGCAAACAAACTGTGGGCCGCCGGCTACGCGCTGGACCCGATCGACGAAGGCATCGTCTGGAATTATCGCCTGACCCGCGCCCTGGTCGCGGCGGCCTGCGGTGCCGGCCTGGCCACCTGCGGGGTGATTCTGCAGTCGTTGTTGCGCAATCCCCTGGCTGATCCGTATCTGCTGGGCGTCAGTGCCGGAGCCTCGACCGGTGCGGTGTTGGTGGCTCTGCTCGGCGTCGGCGCCGGCATGCTGACCTTGTCGGTCGGCGCCTTCGTCGGCGCCATGGCTGCGTTCGCCCTGGTGATTTTGCTGGCGCGACTCAGCGGTTCAAGCCGTGGCACTGGGCAAATCATCCTCGCGGGCATTGCCGGCTCGCAGTTGTTCAACGCCATCACCGCGTTCCTGATCACCAAATCGGCCAGCTCCGAACAGGCGCGGGGCATCATGTTCTGGCTGCTGGGCAACCTCAGCGGGGTGCGCTGGCCGTCGGTGTGGCTGGCGGTGCCGGTGGCAGTCGCGGGCCTGGTGTTGTGCCTGCTGCACCGACGTGCCTTGGACGCTTTTGCCTTTGGCAGCGATTCAGCCGCATCACTCGGCATACCGGTGCGCCGGGTGCAGTTGGTGCTGGTGGGGTGCGCGGCGCTGGTGACGGCAGTGATGGTGTCCATTGTCGGCTCCATCGGTTTTGTCGGTCTGGTAATTCCCCACGCCGTGCGCCTGCTGCTCGGCACCGGGCACTCGCGCCTGTTGCCCGCCAGTGCCCTGGCCGGCGCGTTGTTTCTGATTGCCGCCGACGTGCTGTCACGCACCCTGATCAAGGGCCAGGTGATTCCGGTCGGGGTGATCACCGCGCTGGTCGGTGCGCCGGTGTTTGCGCTGATCCTGATCGGCCGCAGGAGCGCCCGATGA
- a CDS encoding DUF3302 domain-containing protein: MLDYIALGILFFAAIVLFYGIIVLHDIPYEIAVHRKHPHQDAIHAAGWVSLFTLHALWPFLWIWAMLYREDRGWGFRTDPEQLKLDAELVKELAELRQRVQRLEGKTQSDDSSIEGRQ; encoded by the coding sequence GTGCTCGACTACATTGCGCTGGGCATTCTTTTTTTTGCGGCAATCGTGTTGTTCTACGGGATTATCGTGCTGCACGACATTCCCTACGAAATTGCCGTACACCGCAAACATCCGCATCAGGACGCTATTCATGCAGCAGGTTGGGTGAGTCTGTTCACCCTGCATGCGTTGTGGCCGTTCCTGTGGATCTGGGCGATGTTGTACCGGGAGGATCGCGGCTGGGGATTTCGCACGGATCCCGAGCAGTTGAAACTCGATGCGGAGCTGGTCAAGGAGCTGGCTGAACTGCGCCAACGGGTGCAGCGCCTGGAAGGGAAGACGCAGTCCGATGACTCTTCTATAGAAGGACGGCAATAA
- a CDS encoding ABC transporter substrate-binding protein yields MLLPRLSTLVAGMALCALAQATPTQYPLTLENCGSSLTFQHAPSGTVTIGQAGTEMLYALGLSDKVLGTSLWFNNVLPVYKAQNDKIERLADNDPSFEAVIGKRPQLVTVELEWMVGPQGVVGTREQFHELKIPTYLLPSDCEAKDNLVGADGTRLAPFRIESIYKGIEQLAEIFDVRERGAQLTDELKASLAQSITKAHEKKHPPLSALVWFSSADMDIDPYVAGHKGVPDFMLTTLGVRNVVESDEEWPTVGWETIAKANPTFLVIARMDRRRFPADDHEKKLAFLRSDPVTRNMDAVKNNRIIVLDAMAMQASVRTFDGLQQLAEAIDRFNLPQ; encoded by the coding sequence ATGCTGTTGCCCCGCCTTTCGACCCTCGTTGCCGGTATGGCTCTTTGCGCCCTGGCCCAGGCCACCCCGACCCAGTACCCACTGACCCTCGAAAACTGCGGCAGCAGCCTGACCTTCCAGCATGCGCCCAGCGGCACCGTGACCATTGGCCAGGCCGGTACCGAAATGCTCTACGCCCTGGGCCTGAGCGACAAAGTGCTCGGCACGTCGCTGTGGTTCAACAACGTGTTGCCGGTGTACAAGGCGCAGAACGACAAGATCGAGCGCCTGGCGGACAACGATCCCAGTTTCGAAGCGGTGATCGGCAAGCGCCCGCAACTGGTGACGGTTGAGCTGGAATGGATGGTCGGTCCGCAAGGCGTGGTCGGCACTCGCGAGCAATTTCATGAGCTGAAAATTCCCACCTACCTGCTGCCTTCAGACTGTGAAGCCAAGGACAACCTGGTGGGCGCTGACGGTACGCGCCTGGCGCCGTTCCGCATCGAGAGCATCTACAAGGGCATTGAGCAGCTCGCCGAGATTTTCGATGTGCGCGAGCGCGGCGCCCAACTGACGGACGAGCTCAAGGCCAGCCTCGCCCAATCGATTACCAAGGCCCACGAGAAAAAGCACCCGCCGCTCAGTGCCCTGGTCTGGTTCTCCAGCGCCGACATGGACATCGATCCTTATGTGGCCGGCCACAAGGGCGTTCCCGACTTCATGTTGACGACGTTGGGCGTGCGTAACGTGGTCGAGTCCGACGAGGAATGGCCGACGGTCGGCTGGGAAACCATCGCCAAGGCCAATCCGACTTTCCTGGTCATCGCGCGCATGGACCGCCGCCGCTTCCCCGCCGATGACCATGAAAAGAAACTGGCGTTTCTGCGCAGCGACCCGGTGACACGCAACATGGACGCGGTGAAAAACAACCGCATCATCGTGCTTGATGCGATGGCCATGCAGGCCAGCGTGCGCACCTTCGACGGCCTGCAGCAACTGGCCGAGGCCATCGACCGCTTTAACCTGCCGCAATGA
- a CDS encoding HlyD family secretion protein — MDLLLILTYTAICVAIFKIFRIPLNKWTVPTAVLGGVVLIGALIFLMNYNHPYSEVARSYFVSVPIIPTVTGKVIEVPVKGNEPLKTGDVLFRIDPEPFQNRLKSLKAQQISARADLFRINELIKRNFGTRRELDAAQALVDDLQGQIDNAQFDLDNTTVRAPSKGFVTHVSLRAGMMATKFPLRPSMVFIPEEGQYFAAWMRQNSLLRLVPGDEAEVAFDGIPGRVFTGKVKNVISVIGEGQIQPSGTLLSYTGSPPPGRVPVIIEITDPDYPEYAKLLPGGSYGQAALYSQHFHHVAIMRKILLRMAAWMNYIFPFH; from the coding sequence ATGGACTTATTACTGATCCTGACCTACACCGCCATCTGCGTGGCAATCTTCAAGATTTTCCGTATTCCCCTGAACAAGTGGACGGTGCCGACCGCCGTGTTGGGCGGCGTGGTGTTGATTGGCGCGCTGATCTTCCTGATGAACTACAACCACCCGTATTCGGAGGTGGCGCGTTCGTACTTCGTCTCGGTGCCGATTATCCCGACCGTGACGGGCAAGGTGATCGAGGTGCCGGTCAAGGGCAACGAGCCGCTGAAAACCGGGGATGTGCTGTTTCGCATCGACCCCGAGCCGTTCCAGAACCGCCTCAAGTCGCTGAAAGCCCAGCAAATCTCCGCACGGGCTGATTTGTTCCGAATCAACGAACTGATCAAGCGCAACTTCGGTACGCGGCGCGAGCTGGATGCGGCCCAAGCCCTGGTGGACGACCTGCAGGGGCAGATCGACAACGCCCAGTTCGATTTGGACAACACCACCGTACGGGCACCGAGCAAGGGTTTCGTGACCCATGTTTCGCTGCGTGCGGGGATGATGGCGACCAAGTTTCCGCTGCGTCCGTCGATGGTCTTCATCCCGGAAGAGGGCCAATACTTTGCTGCCTGGATGCGCCAGAACAGCTTGCTGCGCCTGGTGCCGGGCGATGAGGCGGAGGTCGCCTTCGACGGCATTCCCGGACGAGTGTTTACCGGTAAGGTGAAGAATGTCATCAGTGTGATAGGCGAGGGGCAGATCCAGCCATCCGGCACCTTGCTCAGCTACACCGGATCGCCACCACCGGGTCGGGTGCCGGTGATCATCGAGATCACTGACCCGGATTATCCGGAGTACGCCAAGTTGCTACCCGGTGGCTCATATGGTCAGGCGGCGCTGTACAGCCAGCACTTCCACCATGTGGCGATCATGCGCAAGATACTGCTGCGCATGGCCGCCTGGATGAACTACATCTTCCCGTTCCATTGA
- a CDS encoding SulP family inorganic anion transporter, with protein sequence MNLADSPSPSPEPGRIVRKTGVNTGWNRWLPGFRTLREYQIAWLRHDILAGLVLTTMLVPVGIAYAVASGLPGIYGLYATIVPLIAYALFGPSRILVLGPDSSLAAVILAVILPLSGGDPQRAVALAAAMAIVSGVVCILAGIARLGFITELLSKPIRYGYMNGIALTVLISQLPKMFGFSIESEGPLTNLWSIATSIVDGKSNWITFAVGATTLAVILLLKGNKRIPGILIAVVGATVAVGVLDLGASAGVSVLGALPQGLPAFAIPWITREDLVPVLIGGCAVALVSFADTSVLSRVYAARTRSYVDPNQEMAGLGFANLAAGFFQGFPISSSSSRTPVAEAAGSKTQLTGIVGALTVALLLMVAPNLLQHLPNAALAAVVIASAIGLIEVADLRRIYRIQRWEFWLSIVCTIGVAVFGAIEGIALAIVLAVIEFLWDGWRPYSAVLGQPDGVKGYHDIQRYPQASLIPGLVLFRWDAPLFFANAELFNDRVLDAVAASPTPVRWLVVAAEPVTSVDVTSADVLAELDETLHAAGIKLCVAEMKDPVKDKLKRFGLFARLGEAAFFPTIDDAVSNYLALYPGDRQH encoded by the coding sequence ATGAACCTTGCGGACTCGCCGTCGCCAAGTCCCGAGCCGGGGCGCATCGTGCGCAAGACCGGCGTCAACACCGGCTGGAACCGCTGGCTGCCCGGATTTCGCACCTTGCGCGAGTACCAGATCGCCTGGTTGCGCCACGACATCCTCGCCGGTCTGGTGCTGACCACCATGCTGGTGCCCGTGGGTATCGCCTATGCGGTGGCATCCGGGTTGCCTGGCATCTATGGCCTGTATGCGACCATCGTGCCGCTGATTGCCTATGCCCTGTTCGGTCCCAGCCGGATTCTGGTGCTGGGCCCGGACTCGTCGCTGGCGGCGGTGATCCTCGCCGTCATCCTGCCGCTGTCCGGTGGTGATCCGCAGCGCGCCGTGGCCCTGGCGGCGGCGATGGCGATTGTCTCAGGCGTGGTGTGCATCCTCGCCGGCATTGCGCGTCTGGGTTTTATCACCGAGTTGCTGTCCAAGCCGATTCGCTATGGCTATATGAACGGGATTGCCCTGACCGTATTGATCAGCCAGTTGCCGAAGATGTTCGGTTTCTCCATCGAGTCCGAAGGCCCACTGACCAACCTCTGGTCCATTGCCACGTCAATAGTCGACGGCAAGAGCAACTGGATCACCTTTGCGGTCGGCGCCACGACCCTGGCGGTGATCCTGCTGCTCAAGGGCAACAAACGCATCCCCGGCATCCTCATCGCCGTGGTCGGGGCGACGGTCGCTGTCGGCGTGCTGGATCTGGGGGCGAGTGCCGGGGTCTCGGTGCTCGGCGCGTTGCCCCAGGGCTTGCCGGCATTCGCCATTCCCTGGATTACTCGCGAAGACCTGGTCCCGGTGTTGATTGGTGGCTGCGCGGTGGCGCTGGTTTCATTCGCCGACACCAGCGTGCTGTCAAGAGTCTACGCGGCGCGCACCCGCAGCTACGTCGACCCCAACCAGGAAATGGCCGGTCTGGGCTTTGCCAACCTGGCGGCCGGGTTCTTCCAGGGCTTTCCCATCAGCAGCAGTTCGTCGCGGACCCCGGTGGCCGAAGCCGCAGGCTCGAAAACCCAGTTGACCGGGATCGTTGGTGCTTTGACGGTGGCCTTGCTGCTGATGGTGGCACCGAACCTGTTGCAGCACCTGCCCAATGCCGCACTGGCGGCGGTGGTGATTGCCTCGGCGATCGGCCTGATCGAAGTCGCCGACCTGCGGCGTATCTATCGCATCCAGCGCTGGGAGTTCTGGCTGTCGATTGTCTGCACCATCGGCGTTGCGGTGTTCGGTGCGATTGAAGGGATCGCCCTGGCCATCGTGCTCGCCGTGATTGAGTTTCTCTGGGATGGCTGGCGTCCCTATTCCGCGGTGCTGGGGCAGCCCGACGGGGTCAAGGGCTACCACGATATCCAACGTTATCCACAGGCCAGTTTGATCCCCGGGCTGGTGCTGTTCCGTTGGGATGCGCCGCTGTTTTTCGCCAACGCGGAACTGTTCAACGACCGTGTGCTGGACGCCGTGGCCGCCTCGCCGACGCCGGTACGCTGGCTGGTGGTGGCCGCCGAACCGGTGACCAGCGTCGACGTGACCTCAGCCGATGTGCTGGCGGAACTGGACGAAACCCTGCATGCAGCGGGCATCAAGTTGTGCGTGGCCGAGATGAAAGACCCGGTCAAGGACAAGCTCAAGCGCTTCGGCCTGTTCGCCCGTCTGGGCGAAGCGGCGTTCTTTCCCACAATTGACGATGCGGTCAGCAACTATCTGGCGCTGTATCCCGGCGACCGCCAGCACTGA
- a CDS encoding MarC family NAAT transporter, producing MSDLFNAIALGLLALLPLLNPPTTVALFLALSKGLNQRQKNKQARLTAFYVFLIMTLTYYTGELIMDAFNISIPGLRIAGGGILIVMGMKMLFPPPAPPTTDHDVKEKESFALIPLAMPSTAGPGTIALIISSAATIKHSTMFPAWVIMAAPALIFLFTALILWICLRSSGLIMRITGESGIDAISRLMGFLLVCMGAQFAINGSIEIVQSLIDSNFHPPRLP from the coding sequence ATGAGTGATTTATTCAACGCGATTGCCCTGGGATTGCTGGCGTTGTTGCCGTTGCTCAACCCGCCCACCACCGTGGCGCTGTTCCTCGCCCTGAGTAAAGGACTCAACCAACGGCAAAAGAATAAACAGGCGCGGCTGACGGCCTTCTATGTCTTCCTGATCATGACGCTGACCTACTACACCGGCGAACTGATCATGGATGCCTTCAACATCTCCATCCCCGGTTTGCGCATAGCCGGGGGTGGAATCCTGATCGTCATGGGCATGAAGATGCTGTTTCCACCGCCCGCACCACCGACGACCGACCATGACGTCAAGGAAAAGGAGAGCTTCGCCTTGATCCCGCTGGCTATGCCCAGCACCGCCGGCCCCGGCACCATTGCCTTGATCATCAGTTCTGCGGCAACGATCAAGCACAGCACGATGTTCCCGGCCTGGGTGATAATGGCCGCCCCTGCGCTAATCTTCCTGTTCACCGCGCTGATCCTGTGGATCTGCCTGCGCAGCTCGGGGCTGATCATGCGCATAACCGGCGAGTCCGGGATCGACGCAATCTCCCGACTGATGGGCTTTTTGCTGGTGTGCATGGGCGCTCAGTTCGCCATCAATGGCTCGATCGAAATCGTCCAGTCGCTCATCGACAGCAACTTCCATCCGCCGCGCCTGCCCTAG